The following are from one region of the Stenotrophomonas lactitubi genome:
- the acnA gene encoding aconitate hydratase AcnA has protein sequence MSDSFSTRSQLDVGGKTYDYFSLPKLGQRFDISHLPYSMKILLENLLRHEDGGVTVGKDHIEAVARWQPSAEPDTEIAFMPARVVLQDFTGVPCVVDLAAMRDAVVKLGGRPEQINPLIPSELVIDHSVQVDVFGKPDALDLNGKIEFQRNQERYGFLRWGQKAFDNFKVVPPNTGIVHQVNLENLARVVMTADKDGKAIAYPDTVFGTDSHTTMINGIGVLGWGVGGIEAEAAMLGQPSSMLIPQVVGFKLTGKLPEGATATDLVLTVTQMLRKLGVVGKFVEFYGDGLQHLPLADRATIGNMAPEYGATCGIFPIDNESLTYLRLSGRSEEQIALVEAYAKAQGLWHDANSPHAQYSTTLELDMGTVKPSLAGPKRPQDRVLLEDVQKNYRDALVGMTANRDKRSEDVSTFVNEGGGAAVGNEQLAKGYADIEMDGRKVRLKDGAVVIAAITSCTNTSNPAVMIGAGLLARNAAAKGLDRKPWVKTSLGPGSRVVTDYLEKAGVLTELEKIGFYVVGYGCTTCIGNSGPLPTEVSAGIASGDLVVTSVLSGNRNFEGRVHPEVKMNYLASPPLVVAYAIAGTTDIDLTTEPLGTGSDGQPVYLRDIWPSNKEIGDVIAATVGPEMFKQNYADVFKGDTRWNTIASPDGDLYEWSDASTYIKNPPYFDGMTMQVGTIDDVHGARVMGLFGDSITTDHISPAGNIKKDSPAGRFLQERGVQPADFNSYGSRRGNDDVMVRGTFANIRIKNLMFGGEEGGNTLYYPANGGQPEKLAIYDAAMKYKADKVPLVVLAGKEYGTGSSRDWAAKGTLLLGVKAVIAESFERIHRSNLVGMGVLPLQFRNGENAQSLGLDGSEVIDVTGLQDGASKRATVTATKADGTKKTFEASVMLLTPKEVEYFRHGGLLQYVLRQLAAR, from the coding sequence ATGAGCGATTCGTTCTCCACCCGCAGCCAGCTGGACGTCGGCGGCAAGACCTACGACTACTTCAGCCTGCCCAAGCTGGGCCAGCGCTTCGACATCTCCCACCTGCCCTACTCGATGAAGATCCTGCTGGAGAATCTGCTCCGGCACGAGGATGGCGGCGTCACCGTCGGCAAGGATCACATCGAGGCCGTCGCCCGCTGGCAGCCCAGCGCAGAGCCCGACACCGAAATCGCCTTCATGCCCGCACGCGTGGTGCTGCAGGACTTCACCGGCGTGCCCTGCGTGGTCGACCTGGCCGCGATGCGCGATGCCGTGGTCAAGCTGGGCGGTCGCCCCGAACAGATCAATCCGCTGATCCCCTCCGAACTGGTCATCGACCACTCGGTGCAGGTGGATGTGTTCGGCAAGCCCGACGCACTGGACCTCAACGGCAAGATCGAGTTCCAGCGCAACCAGGAACGCTACGGCTTCCTGCGCTGGGGCCAGAAGGCCTTCGACAACTTCAAGGTGGTGCCGCCCAACACCGGCATCGTCCACCAGGTCAACCTGGAAAACCTGGCCCGCGTGGTGATGACCGCGGACAAGGACGGCAAGGCCATCGCCTACCCCGATACCGTGTTCGGCACCGACAGCCACACCACGATGATCAACGGCATCGGCGTGCTCGGCTGGGGCGTGGGCGGCATCGAGGCAGAAGCAGCCATGCTCGGCCAGCCCTCGTCGATGCTGATTCCGCAGGTGGTCGGCTTCAAGCTGACCGGCAAGCTGCCCGAAGGCGCCACCGCCACCGACCTGGTGCTGACCGTCACCCAGATGCTGCGCAAGCTCGGCGTGGTCGGCAAGTTCGTCGAGTTCTATGGCGACGGCCTGCAGCACCTGCCACTGGCCGACCGCGCGACCATCGGCAACATGGCCCCGGAATACGGCGCCACCTGCGGCATCTTCCCGATCGACAACGAATCGCTGACCTACCTGCGCCTGTCCGGCCGCAGCGAAGAGCAGATCGCCCTGGTCGAAGCCTATGCCAAGGCGCAGGGCCTGTGGCACGACGCCAACAGCCCGCATGCGCAGTACAGCACCACGCTGGAACTGGACATGGGCACGGTGAAGCCCTCGCTGGCCGGCCCCAAGCGCCCGCAGGACCGCGTGCTGCTGGAAGACGTGCAGAAGAACTACCGCGACGCGCTGGTCGGCATGACCGCCAACCGTGACAAGCGCAGCGAGGATGTCTCCACCTTCGTCAATGAAGGCGGCGGCGCCGCCGTGGGCAACGAGCAGTTGGCCAAGGGCTACGCCGACATCGAAATGGACGGCAGGAAGGTGCGGCTGAAGGATGGCGCGGTGGTCATCGCCGCCATCACCTCGTGTACCAACACCTCCAACCCGGCGGTGATGATCGGCGCCGGCCTGCTGGCCCGCAACGCGGCCGCCAAGGGCCTGGATCGCAAGCCATGGGTCAAGACCTCGCTCGGCCCAGGCTCGCGTGTGGTCACCGACTATCTGGAAAAGGCCGGTGTACTCACCGAGCTGGAAAAGATCGGCTTCTATGTGGTCGGCTATGGCTGCACCACCTGCATCGGCAACTCCGGCCCGCTGCCGACCGAAGTCAGCGCCGGCATCGCCAGTGGTGATCTGGTGGTGACCTCGGTGCTGTCGGGCAATCGCAACTTCGAGGGCCGCGTGCACCCCGAAGTGAAGATGAACTACCTGGCCAGCCCGCCGCTGGTGGTGGCCTACGCCATCGCCGGCACCACCGACATCGACCTGACCACCGAGCCGCTGGGCACCGGCAGCGATGGCCAGCCGGTGTACCTGCGCGACATCTGGCCGAGCAACAAGGAAATCGGCGACGTCATCGCCGCTACCGTCGGCCCGGAGATGTTCAAGCAGAACTACGCCGACGTGTTCAAGGGCGATACCCGCTGGAACACCATCGCCTCGCCGGACGGTGATCTGTACGAATGGAGCGACGCCTCCACCTACATCAAGAACCCGCCGTACTTCGACGGCATGACCATGCAGGTCGGCACCATCGATGACGTGCACGGCGCGCGGGTGATGGGCCTGTTCGGCGATTCGATCACCACCGACCACATCTCCCCGGCCGGCAACATCAAGAAGGATTCGCCGGCAGGCCGCTTCCTGCAGGAGCGCGGCGTGCAGCCGGCCGACTTCAACAGCTACGGCAGCCGCCGCGGCAACGATGACGTGATGGTCCGCGGCACCTTCGCCAACATCCGCATCAAGAACCTGATGTTCGGTGGCGAAGAAGGCGGCAACACCCTGTACTACCCGGCCAACGGCGGCCAGCCGGAAAAGCTGGCGATCTACGATGCCGCCATGAAGTACAAGGCCGACAAGGTGCCGCTGGTGGTGCTGGCCGGCAAGGAATACGGCACCGGTTCCTCGCGCGACTGGGCCGCCAAGGGCACCCTGCTGCTGGGCGTGAAGGCGGTCATCGCCGAGAGCTTCGAACGCATCCATCGTTCGAACCTGGTCGGCATGGGCGTGCTGCCGCTGCAGTTCCGCAACGGCGAAAACGCACAGTCGCTGGGCCTGGATGGTTCGGAAGTGATCGATGTCACCGGCCTGCAGGATGGCGCCAGCAAGCGCGCCACGGTCACCGCGACCAAGGCTGATGGCACGAAGAAGACCTTCGAAGCCTCGGTGATGCTGCTGACCCCGAAGGAAGTGGAGTACTTCCGCCACGGCGGCCTGCTGCAGTACGTACTGCGCCAGCTGGCTGCGCGTTGA
- the bamE gene encoding outer membrane protein assembly factor BamE domain-containing protein, translating to MRALTLALMLAAPLALSVPAAHAFNPFGAYVTGTEITPAQMDAAEIGKTTQKQVSEAFGAPNRREQLGDTQVWYYDFTKIKSFGKNINESTVFEFNKAGVLTAKSKSNGTSGAKTGNPLLDAANGK from the coding sequence ATGCGCGCTCTCACTCTTGCCCTGATGCTGGCTGCCCCGTTGGCCCTGTCGGTCCCGGCGGCCCACGCCTTCAACCCGTTCGGTGCCTACGTAACCGGCACCGAGATCACCCCGGCGCAGATGGACGCGGCGGAGATCGGCAAGACCACCCAGAAGCAGGTCAGCGAGGCCTTTGGTGCACCCAATCGCCGCGAGCAGCTGGGCGACACCCAGGTCTGGTACTACGACTTCACCAAGATCAAGAGCTTCGGCAAGAACATCAACGAATCGACCGTCTTCGAATTCAACAAGGCCGGCGTGCTGACCGCCAAGTCCAAGAGCAACGGCACCAGTGGCGCCAAGACCGGCAACCCGCTGCTGGATGCCGCCAACGGCAAGTAA
- a CDS encoding AbrB/MazE/SpoVT family DNA-binding domain-containing protein, producing the protein MEATVAERGQITLPKAVRDALGLTKGTLLKVELEGSRIILRKSVDDAISRARGKFSLDGFESADAAVRDLRDEE; encoded by the coding sequence ATGGAAGCCACCGTTGCTGAACGCGGACAGATCACCCTGCCCAAGGCAGTGCGTGATGCGCTGGGCCTGACCAAGGGCACCTTGCTGAAGGTGGAGCTGGAAGGCAGCCGGATCATCCTGCGCAAGAGCGTGGACGATGCGATCTCCCGCGCCCGCGGCAAGTTCTCGCTGGACGGCTTCGAATCGGCCGACGCGGCCGTGCGCGACCTGCGCGACGAGGAGTAA
- a CDS encoding type II toxin-antitoxin system VapC family toxin has protein sequence MIAVDSPVLVELLSNGPQADAVEACLRQSLVGGRVVVCGATLAEICAALRGGAEVLEALEEMGVHFNALEAKSALRAGEMHRRHRQRGSGQRRGLDEFMIGAHALLQCDGLITWNDTFYRDYFKGLKLIVPQA, from the coding sequence ATGATCGCCGTCGATTCACCGGTGCTGGTCGAACTGCTCAGCAACGGCCCGCAGGCCGATGCGGTGGAAGCCTGCCTGCGGCAGAGCCTGGTCGGCGGCCGCGTGGTGGTCTGCGGCGCCACCCTGGCCGAGATCTGCGCCGCCCTGCGCGGCGGTGCCGAGGTACTGGAAGCGCTGGAAGAAATGGGCGTGCACTTCAACGCGCTGGAAGCCAAATCGGCACTGCGCGCCGGTGAAATGCACCGCCGCCATCGCCAGCGCGGCAGCGGCCAGCGCCGTGGCCTGGACGAATTCATGATCGGTGCCCACGCCCTGCTGCAGTGCGATGGCCTGATCACCTGGAACGACACGTTTTATCGCGACTACTTCAAGGGCCTGAAGCTGATCGTGCCGCAAGCCTGA
- the acnB gene encoding bifunctional aconitate hydratase 2/2-methylisocitrate dehydratase yields MLEAYRHHVAERAALGIPPLPLTAQQTADVIELLKNPPQGEAEFLLDLLTHRVPAGVDDAAKVKASYLAAIALGSEQNPLISRERATELLGTMLGGYNVAPLVQLLDDASVGAIAADALKKTLLVFDAFHDVQEKAKAGNANAQSVMQSWADAEWFTSNPEVPQSLTVTVFKVPGETNTDDLSPAPDATTRPDIPMHALAMLKNKRDDAAFTPEEDGKRGPIQQILSLKDKGHLVAYVGDVVGTGSSRKSATNSVLWWTGDDIPYIPNKRAGGVCLGSKIAPIFYNTMEDAGALPIELDVSKMEHGDVVELRPYDGKALKNGEVIAEFQVKSEVLFDEVRAGGRIPLIIGRGLTGKAREALGLAPTDLFRLPVQPADTGKGFSLAQKMVGRACGLAEGQGMRPGTYCEPKMTSVGSQDTTGPMTRDELKDLACLGFSADLVMQSFCHTAAYPKPVDVKTHHTLPEFISTRGGISLRPGDGVIHSWLNRMLLPDTVGTGGDSHTRFPVGISFPAGSGLVAFAAATGVMPLDMPESVLVRFKGKMQPGVTLRDLVNAIPLYAIKSGLLTVAKAGKKNIFSGRILEIEGLPELKVEQAFELSDASAERSAAGCSVRLNKEPIIEYLTSNITLLKWMIAEGYQDPRSLQRRIEKMEAWLANPELLEPDADAEYAAVIEIDLADIHEPIVACPNDPDDVKTLSEVAGAKIDEVFIGSCMTNIGHFRAAAKLLEGKRDLPTRLWVAPPTKMDASELTKEGVYGTFGATGARMEMPGCSLCMGNQAQIREGSTAMSTSTRNFPNRLGRNTNVYLGSAELAAICSRLGRIPTKEEYMADVGVIAASGAEIYRYMNFDQIEEYQDVANTVAA; encoded by the coding sequence ATGTTGGAAGCCTACCGCCACCACGTCGCCGAGCGCGCTGCGCTTGGCATCCCGCCCCTGCCGCTGACCGCGCAGCAGACGGCCGATGTCATCGAACTGCTGAAGAACCCGCCGCAGGGCGAGGCCGAGTTCCTGCTCGACCTGCTGACCCACCGGGTGCCGGCCGGCGTCGATGACGCTGCCAAGGTCAAGGCCTCGTACCTGGCCGCGATCGCACTGGGCAGCGAGCAGAACCCGCTGATCAGCCGCGAGCGCGCCACCGAACTGCTGGGCACCATGCTGGGCGGCTACAACGTCGCGCCGCTGGTGCAGCTGCTGGACGACGCCAGCGTCGGCGCCATCGCTGCCGACGCGCTGAAGAAGACCCTGCTGGTGTTCGACGCCTTCCACGACGTGCAGGAAAAGGCCAAGGCCGGCAACGCCAACGCCCAGTCCGTGATGCAGAGCTGGGCCGATGCCGAGTGGTTCACCAGCAACCCGGAAGTGCCGCAGAGCCTGACCGTCACCGTGTTCAAGGTGCCGGGCGAAACCAATACCGACGACCTGTCGCCGGCACCGGACGCGACCACCCGCCCGGACATTCCGATGCACGCCCTGGCGATGCTGAAGAACAAGCGTGACGATGCAGCGTTCACCCCGGAAGAAGACGGCAAGCGTGGCCCGATCCAGCAGATCCTGTCGCTGAAGGACAAGGGCCACCTGGTGGCCTATGTCGGCGACGTGGTCGGCACCGGTTCTTCGCGCAAGTCGGCCACCAACAGCGTGCTGTGGTGGACCGGTGATGACATTCCGTACATCCCGAACAAGCGCGCCGGTGGCGTCTGCCTGGGTTCGAAGATCGCACCGATCTTCTACAACACCATGGAAGATGCCGGCGCGCTGCCGATCGAGCTGGACGTGTCGAAGATGGAGCACGGCGATGTGGTCGAGCTGCGTCCGTACGACGGCAAGGCGCTGAAGAACGGCGAAGTGATCGCCGAGTTCCAGGTCAAGTCCGAAGTACTGTTCGACGAAGTGCGTGCCGGTGGCCGCATTCCGCTGATCATCGGCCGTGGCCTGACCGGCAAGGCGCGTGAAGCGCTGGGCCTGGCCCCGACCGACCTGTTCCGCCTGCCGGTGCAGCCGGCCGATACCGGCAAGGGCTTCTCGCTGGCACAGAAGATGGTCGGCCGCGCCTGTGGCCTGGCCGAAGGGCAGGGTATGCGCCCGGGCACCTACTGCGAACCGAAGATGACCTCGGTGGGCTCGCAGGACACCACCGGCCCGATGACCCGCGACGAGCTGAAGGACCTGGCCTGCCTGGGCTTCTCGGCCGACCTGGTGATGCAGTCGTTCTGCCACACCGCGGCCTACCCGAAGCCGGTGGACGTCAAGACCCACCACACCCTGCCGGAATTCATCTCCACCCGCGGAGGCATCTCGCTGCGTCCGGGTGACGGCGTGATCCACAGCTGGCTCAACCGCATGCTGCTGCCGGACACCGTCGGCACCGGTGGTGACTCGCACACCCGTTTCCCGGTGGGCATTTCGTTCCCGGCCGGTTCGGGCCTGGTTGCCTTCGCCGCTGCCACCGGCGTCATGCCGCTGGACATGCCGGAGTCGGTGCTTGTGCGTTTCAAGGGCAAGATGCAGCCGGGCGTGACCCTGCGTGACCTGGTCAACGCGATCCCGCTGTACGCGATCAAGTCGGGCCTGCTGACCGTGGCCAAGGCTGGCAAGAAGAACATCTTCTCCGGTCGCATCCTGGAGATCGAAGGCCTGCCGGAACTGAAGGTCGAACAGGCATTCGAACTGTCCGATGCCTCGGCCGAGCGTTCGGCTGCCGGCTGCTCGGTGCGCCTGAACAAGGAACCGATCATCGAGTACCTGACCAGCAACATCACGCTGCTGAAGTGGATGATCGCCGAGGGTTACCAGGATCCGCGTTCGCTGCAGCGTCGCATCGAGAAGATGGAAGCGTGGCTGGCCAACCCGGAGCTGCTGGAGCCGGATGCCGACGCCGAGTACGCCGCCGTCATCGAGATCGACCTGGCCGACATCCACGAGCCGATCGTGGCCTGCCCGAACGACCCGGACGACGTGAAGACCCTGTCCGAAGTCGCTGGTGCGAAGATCGACGAAGTGTTCATCGGTTCGTGCATGACCAACATCGGTCACTTCCGTGCCGCTGCGAAGCTGCTGGAAGGCAAGCGCGACCTGCCGACCCGCCTGTGGGTGGCCCCGCCGACCAAGATGGATGCGTCCGAGCTGACCAAGGAAGGCGTGTACGGCACCTTCGGCGCCACCGGCGCACGCATGGAAATGCCGGGCTGCTCGCTGTGCATGGGCAACCAGGCGCAGATCCGCGAAGGCTCCACCGCGATGTCGACCTCGACCCGCAACTTCCCGAACCGTCTGGGCCGCAACACCAACGTGTACCTGGGTTCGGCGGAACTGGCCGCGATCTGCTCGCGCCTGGGCCGCATTCCGACCAAGGAAGAGTACATGGCCGATGTGGGCGTGATCGCCGCCAGCGGCGCGGAGATCTACCGCTACATGAACTTTGACCAGATCGAGGAATACCAGGACGTGGCCAACACGGTCGCTGCCTGA
- a CDS encoding TonB family protein, translating into MLADRRHWVALAAMMAGWAMAPAAIAQQDVRADEASADTRMSADERRVFLLQEQFLEIARANASRSETAEKVETYASVDADSQRQHPVQLENHQPPERGAGAATLLVDVDEQGRPYAVEIARGSGSAALDAAAVEAAYRWNYNAASRDGVPVRGKVRITVSGP; encoded by the coding sequence ATGTTGGCGGATCGACGACACTGGGTAGCGCTGGCAGCGATGATGGCGGGCTGGGCCATGGCACCGGCTGCAATCGCGCAGCAGGATGTGCGGGCCGATGAAGCGTCTGCCGATACGCGGATGAGCGCTGACGAGCGCAGGGTGTTCCTGCTGCAGGAACAGTTCCTGGAGATCGCCCGGGCCAACGCGTCAAGGTCTGAGACAGCCGAAAAGGTGGAAACCTACGCCTCGGTCGATGCCGACTCGCAGCGGCAGCATCCCGTGCAGCTTGAGAACCATCAGCCACCCGAGCGCGGAGCTGGTGCGGCCACGCTGCTGGTGGACGTAGACGAGCAGGGCCGCCCGTATGCTGTGGAGATCGCGCGCGGCAGTGGATCGGCGGCGCTGGATGCGGCGGCCGTGGAGGCGGCGTATCGATGGAACTACAACGCCGCCAGCAGGGATGGCGTACCGGTGCGCGGAAAGGTGCGGATCACGGTGTCGGGACCGTAA